From one Enterobacter kobei genomic stretch:
- the prfA gene encoding peptide chain release factor 1 codes for MKPSIVAKLEALHERHEEVQALLGDASTIADQERFRALSREYAQLSDVSRCFTDWRQVQEDMETAQMMLEDPEMRDMAQEELRELKEKTEQLEQHLQVLLLPTDPDDERNAYLEVRAGTGGDEAALFAGDLFRMYSRYAESRRWRVEIMSANEGEHGGYKEIIAKVSGEGVYGRLKFESGGHRVQRVPATESQGRIHTSACTVALMPELPEAELPDINPADLRIDTFRSSGAGGQHVNTTDSAIRITHIPTGIVVECQDERSQHKNKAKALSVLGSRIRAAEIAKRQQAEASTRRNLLGSGDRSDRNRTYNFPQGRVTDHRINLTLYRLDEVMEGKLDMLIDPIVHEYQADQLAALSGQD; via the coding sequence ATGAAGCCTTCTATCGTTGCCAAACTGGAAGCCCTGCACGAGCGTCATGAAGAAGTTCAGGCGCTGCTGGGTGACGCGTCGACCATCGCCGACCAGGAGCGTTTTCGTGCCTTATCGCGCGAATACGCCCAACTGAGCGATGTCTCACGCTGCTTTACTGACTGGCGACAGGTTCAGGAAGACATGGAAACCGCGCAGATGATGCTCGAGGATCCGGAAATGCGGGACATGGCGCAGGAAGAACTGCGCGAGCTGAAAGAGAAAACCGAACAGCTTGAACAGCACCTGCAGGTGCTGTTGCTGCCGACCGATCCGGATGATGAACGTAACGCGTATCTTGAAGTCCGTGCTGGTACCGGCGGGGACGAAGCCGCGCTGTTTGCCGGCGATCTGTTCCGCATGTACAGCCGTTACGCGGAATCCCGCCGCTGGCGCGTGGAAATCATGAGCGCTAACGAAGGCGAACATGGCGGTTATAAAGAAATCATCGCCAAAGTCAGCGGTGAAGGCGTCTATGGTCGGCTTAAATTCGAATCAGGTGGTCATCGCGTACAGCGTGTACCTGCAACCGAATCTCAGGGGCGCATTCATACTTCAGCCTGCACCGTGGCGCTGATGCCGGAGCTGCCGGAAGCAGAACTGCCGGACATCAACCCGGCAGATTTGCGTATCGACACCTTCCGCTCATCCGGCGCAGGCGGTCAGCACGTTAACACCACCGATTCGGCGATCCGTATCACCCACATTCCGACCGGGATCGTGGTGGAGTGTCAGGACGAACGTTCCCAGCACAAAAACAAAGCCAAAGCGCTGTCGGTGCTGGGATCGCGTATTCGCGCCGCCGAAATTGCCAAACGCCAGCAGGCGGAAGCCTCCACCCGTCGTAACCTGCTGGGCAGCGGCGATCGTAGTGACCGCAACCGCACCTATAACTTCCCGCAGGGCCGCGTCACCGACCATCGCATTAACCTGACGTTGTACCGTCTGGATGAAGTGATGGAAGGGAAACTGGATATGCTGATTGACCCCATCGTCCACGAATACCAGGCCGATCAGCTCGCCGCCCTTTCCGGGCAGGACTGA
- the prmC gene encoding peptide chain release factor N(5)-glutamine methyltransferase: protein MDYQSWLRLAMGQLAGSDSPRRDAEILLGFVTGRTRTFILAFDETLLTDAEQAQLTTLLARRAEGEPVAHLVGVREFWSLPLFVSPATLIPRPDTECLVEQALARLPDSPCRILDLGTGTGAIALALASERPDCDIIAVDRMPEAVELARRNAEHLQIRNVTVQQSHWFSALDGERFTMIVSNPPYIDEQDPHLSQGDVRFEPRTALVAGDQGMADLAWIIHHARQFLLPGGTLILEHGWQQGAAVRACFAAEQYVQIETCRDYGDNERLTLGRLPL, encoded by the coding sequence ATGGATTATCAGTCCTGGCTTCGCCTGGCCATGGGGCAGCTTGCGGGCAGTGACAGCCCGCGGCGCGATGCCGAGATCCTGCTGGGTTTTGTCACCGGGCGGACACGTACCTTCATTCTTGCCTTTGACGAGACGTTGCTGACGGACGCGGAACAGGCGCAGCTTACTACGTTGCTGGCACGCCGTGCCGAAGGCGAGCCGGTAGCACATCTGGTGGGCGTGCGGGAGTTCTGGTCATTGCCGCTTTTCGTTTCGCCCGCCACGCTGATACCGCGCCCGGACACCGAATGTCTGGTGGAACAGGCGCTTGCCCGTCTTCCTGACTCACCCTGTCGTATTCTGGATCTCGGTACCGGTACCGGCGCGATTGCGCTGGCGCTGGCCAGTGAGCGCCCGGACTGCGACATCATCGCTGTTGACAGGATGCCTGAGGCGGTGGAACTTGCCCGCCGCAACGCGGAGCATCTGCAAATCCGTAACGTCACCGTGCAGCAAAGCCACTGGTTTAGCGCGCTGGACGGCGAGCGGTTTACAATGATCGTCAGCAATCCGCCTTACATTGATGAGCAGGACCCGCACCTGTCGCAGGGGGACGTGCGCTTTGAGCCGCGCACTGCGCTGGTAGCAGGCGATCAGGGCATGGCCGATCTGGCGTGGATTATTCATCATGCCCGGCAATTCCTGCTGCCCGGTGGCACGCTGATACTGGAGCATGGCTGGCAGCAGGGTGCCGCAGTGCGCGCCTGTTTTGCCGCTGAGCAGTACGTGCAGATCGAAACCTGCCGCGATTATGGCGATAACGAACGCCTGACGCTGGGCCGTTTGCCGTTATAA
- the sirB1 gene encoding invasion regulator SirB1, protein MKSLADFEFNKAPLCDGMILVSELIRDDFPSQYVYDELEGLVSLAREEISEAKPQDWQLEKLLELFYGEWGFQDTRGVYRLSDALWLDHVLKNRQGSAVSLGAILLWVAGRLDIPLMPVIFPTQLILRAEWMDSEMWLINPFNGDTLDEHTLEVWLKGNISPIAELFNEDLDEADNAEVIRKLLDTLKSALMEEQQMELALRASEALLQFNPEDPYEIRDRGLIYAQLDCDHVALNDLSYFVEQCPEDPISEMIRAQINNIAHKQITLH, encoded by the coding sequence ATGAAGTCGTTGGCAGATTTCGAATTTAATAAAGCACCGTTATGTGACGGGATGATCCTCGTATCAGAGTTGATCCGTGATGATTTCCCCTCACAGTATGTCTACGATGAACTGGAAGGGCTGGTCAGTCTGGCCCGGGAAGAGATTAGCGAGGCGAAGCCTCAGGACTGGCAACTGGAGAAACTCCTCGAGCTGTTTTACGGTGAGTGGGGCTTCCAGGACACGCGCGGCGTTTACCGCTTGTCCGACGCACTGTGGCTGGATCACGTGCTGAAAAATCGCCAGGGCAGCGCCGTTTCTCTGGGCGCCATTCTGCTGTGGGTAGCCGGCAGGCTCGATATTCCGCTGATGCCGGTGATTTTCCCGACGCAGCTCATTTTACGCGCCGAATGGATGGACAGCGAAATGTGGCTGATCAATCCGTTCAACGGCGACACGCTGGACGAGCACACCCTCGAAGTGTGGCTGAAGGGCAATATCAGTCCGATTGCGGAACTGTTCAATGAAGATCTGGATGAAGCCGACAATGCCGAGGTGATCCGCAAGCTGCTGGATACGCTGAAATCGGCGCTGATGGAAGAGCAGCAGATGGAGCTGGCCCTGCGCGCCAGCGAAGCGCTGTTGCAGTTCAATCCGGAAGATCCGTATGAAATTCGTGACCGCGGGCTGATTTATGCCCAGCTCGACTGCGACCATGTCGCGCTCAATGATTTAAGTTATTTTGTAGAACAATGTCCGGAAGATCCGATCAGCGAAATGATCCGCGCGCAGATTAACAACATCGCGCACAAGCAGATCACGCTGCACTGA
- the kdsA gene encoding 3-deoxy-8-phosphooctulonate synthase: protein MKQKVVSIGDINVANDLPFVLFGGMNVLESRDLAMRICEHYVTVTQKMGIPYVFKASFDKANRSSIHSYRGPGLEEGMKIFQELKQTFGVKVITDVHEASQAQPVSEVVDVIQLPAFLARQTDLVEAMAKTGAVINVKKPQFVSPGQMGNIVDKFREGGNEKVILCDRGANFGYDNLVVDMLGFSVMKKVSGNSPVIFDVTHALQCRDPFGAASSGRRGQVTELARAGMATGLAGLFIEAHPDPDHAKCDGPSALPLAKLEQFLTQIKAIDDLVKSFPELDTEN from the coding sequence ATGAAACAAAAAGTGGTTAGCATTGGCGATATTAATGTGGCAAACGACCTGCCGTTCGTGCTGTTTGGCGGTATGAACGTGCTCGAGTCACGCGATCTTGCGATGCGCATTTGTGAACACTACGTCACGGTTACGCAGAAAATGGGTATCCCGTACGTGTTCAAGGCCTCTTTTGACAAAGCCAACCGCTCGTCGATTCACTCTTACCGTGGCCCAGGCCTCGAAGAAGGGATGAAAATCTTCCAGGAGCTGAAGCAGACGTTTGGCGTTAAAGTGATCACCGACGTGCACGAAGCCAGCCAGGCGCAGCCGGTATCCGAAGTGGTTGATGTGATCCAGTTGCCGGCCTTCCTCGCACGTCAGACCGATCTGGTGGAAGCGATGGCGAAAACCGGTGCGGTGATCAACGTGAAGAAACCGCAGTTCGTAAGCCCGGGCCAGATGGGAAATATCGTGGATAAATTCCGCGAGGGCGGTAACGAGAAGGTGATCCTTTGTGACCGTGGCGCGAACTTTGGCTACGACAACTTAGTGGTGGACATGCTGGGCTTTAGCGTGATGAAGAAAGTCTCCGGCAACTCTCCGGTTATTTTCGACGTGACCCACGCCCTGCAGTGCCGCGATCCCTTTGGCGCAGCATCAAGCGGTCGTCGCGGTCAGGTGACCGAACTGGCGCGCGCCGGTATGGCCACCGGTCTGGCGGGGCTGTTCATCGAAGCGCACCCGGATCCGGATCATGCGAAATGTGACGGCCCGTCCGCGCTGCCGCTGGCCAAGCTGGAGCAGTTCCTCACCCAGATCAAAGCCATTGACGATCTGGTGAAAAGCTTCCCTGAGCTGGATACTGAGAACTAA
- a CDS encoding type II toxin-antitoxin system MqsR family toxin produces the protein MTEKGTAHTRLSVVKALVRAGKTRTTLTALNDAAALGFSSLDEMLVVILALGTKDFYKSMTAYHDHTCWHDVYRPIFNGLRIYMKFIVKDDVLIVSFKEL, from the coding sequence ATGACCGAAAAAGGAACTGCGCATACCCGTCTGTCCGTGGTGAAAGCGCTGGTGCGTGCTGGAAAAACCCGTACGACGCTCACCGCGCTTAATGATGCAGCGGCGCTGGGATTCAGTAGCCTGGATGAGATGCTTGTTGTCATTCTGGCGCTGGGGACAAAGGATTTTTACAAGAGCATGACGGCTTATCACGATCATACGTGCTGGCATGACGTTTACCGACCTATTTTTAATGGGCTGCGTATCTACATGAAGTTCATCGTTAAAGATGACGTGCTGATCGTCTCATTTAAGGAGCTATGA
- a CDS encoding type II TA system antitoxin MqsA family protein — protein MKCPVCGGAELQHLTRDVDYEYKGRKTQVCDITGDFCGACGEMILNEAASARYMAAVSAFNRAVNAEAVDPHFIARVRKRFKLDQRQAAEIFGGGANAFSRYETGRVAPPKPLVLLFKALDRHPELFDELIQA, from the coding sequence ATGAAATGCCCGGTTTGCGGAGGCGCAGAATTGCAACATCTGACGCGAGATGTTGACTATGAATACAAGGGTCGTAAAACTCAGGTGTGTGATATCACCGGTGATTTTTGCGGAGCCTGCGGTGAAATGATTTTAAATGAAGCGGCGAGCGCACGTTATATGGCTGCCGTGAGCGCGTTTAATCGCGCCGTCAATGCAGAAGCGGTCGACCCCCATTTTATCGCCAGGGTACGCAAACGTTTTAAACTGGATCAGCGGCAGGCGGCGGAAATCTTTGGCGGCGGAGCTAACGCTTTCAGCCGCTACGAAACGGGCCGGGTAGCACCACCGAAACCGCTTGTTCTGCTCTTTAAAGCCCTGGACAGACATCCGGAGTTGTTTGACGAGTTAATACAGGCATAG
- the chaA gene encoding sodium-potassium/proton antiporter ChaA, with protein MPTTIEAVKTRHKETSLIFPVVALAVLLLWGSSQSLPVVIGINLLALVGILSSAFSVVRHADVLAHRLGEPYGSLILSLSVVILEVSLISALMATGDAAPTLMRDTLYSIIMIVTGGLVGFSLLLGGQKFATQYMNLFGIKQYLIALFPLAVIVLVFPMALPEGNFSTSQALLVALISAAMYGVFLLIQTKTHQSLFVYEHEDDGDDPHHGKPSAHSSTWHALWLIVHLVAVIAVTKVNANPLETLLTELNAPVAFTGFLVALLILSPEGLGALRAVLNNQVQRAMNLFFGSVLATISLTVPVVTLIAWATGNDLVFSLGGPEMIVMLSSLLLCQLSFSTGRTNVLNGAAHLALFIAYLMTIFA; from the coding sequence ATGCCGACAACGATCGAGGCGGTTAAAACCCGCCACAAGGAGACCTCTCTCATTTTCCCGGTAGTGGCCCTGGCAGTGCTGCTGTTATGGGGAAGCAGCCAGTCACTGCCAGTGGTCATTGGTATCAACCTGCTGGCGCTGGTAGGGATTTTAAGCAGCGCATTTAGTGTGGTACGTCATGCCGATGTTCTGGCCCACCGTCTGGGCGAGCCTTATGGTTCATTAATTTTAAGTCTTTCCGTTGTTATTCTCGAAGTGAGCCTTATTTCCGCATTGATGGCGACCGGCGATGCCGCGCCCACGCTGATGCGCGATACGCTCTATTCCATCATTATGATTGTGACCGGCGGTCTGGTTGGCTTTTCGCTGCTGCTTGGCGGTCAGAAATTTGCCACGCAGTATATGAATCTGTTTGGCATTAAACAGTATTTGATCGCCCTCTTCCCACTGGCGGTGATCGTGCTGGTGTTCCCGATGGCGCTGCCAGAGGGTAACTTCAGTACCTCGCAGGCACTGCTGGTGGCGCTGATTTCGGCGGCTATGTACGGCGTGTTTCTGCTCATTCAGACCAAAACCCACCAGAGCCTGTTTGTATACGAGCATGAAGACGATGGTGACGATCCGCATCACGGTAAGCCCTCCGCGCACAGCAGTACCTGGCATGCGCTGTGGCTGATCGTTCATCTGGTGGCGGTTATTGCCGTGACCAAAGTCAACGCAAACCCGCTGGAAACGCTGCTGACGGAGCTGAATGCCCCGGTGGCCTTTACCGGATTCCTGGTGGCGCTGCTGATCCTGTCGCCGGAAGGTCTGGGTGCGCTGCGCGCGGTGCTGAATAATCAGGTACAGCGAGCCATGAACCTGTTCTTCGGTTCGGTGCTGGCGACCATTTCTCTGACCGTTCCGGTCGTGACGCTGATCGCCTGGGCGACGGGTAATGATCTGGTGTTTAGCCTGGGCGGCCCGGAGATGATTGTAATGCTGTCATCGCTGCTGCTGTGCCAGCTGTCGTTCTCTACTGGCCGCACCAATGTGCTGAACGGTGCTGCGCATCTGGCGTTGTTTATCGCCTATCTGATGACGATCTTTGCCTGA
- the chaB gene encoding putative cation transport regulator ChaB has translation MPFKSRTDLPDSVQHVLPAHAQDIYKEAFNSAWDQYKDKDDRQGDASREETAHKVAWAAVKHDYEKGDDDKWHKKK, from the coding sequence ATGCCGTTTAAATCCCGAACCGACTTACCGGACAGTGTTCAGCATGTGCTGCCCGCCCATGCACAGGATATCTATAAAGAAGCATTCAACAGCGCCTGGGATCAGTACAAAGATAAAGACGATCGACAGGGCGATGCCAGCCGGGAAGAAACCGCGCACAAAGTGGCGTGGGCGGCGGTAAAACATGACTATGAAAAGGGTGATGACGACAAATGGCACAAAAAGAAGTAA